One genomic segment of Hydra vulgaris chromosome 14, alternate assembly HydraT2T_AEP includes these proteins:
- the LOC136090495 gene encoding uncharacterized protein LOC136090495, with the protein MHLPGMNFAGPGTNLDKRFTSTDSYKEWNKPIDRVDNASYHHDLTYKYFDDTANRNKADKIMIKEMDSIKNPTIRLSDPYDLGLSHPYELGLSDPYDLGIKTTQKKYKRSKKKKRKKKVIVNGIDEIWAADLVDMQSFSKFDDGIKYLLMVIDVFSKYGWIVPLKSKTGVDVANALNKIFHERKCQQIWVEKGLEFYNKHVKALGVELYSTENKEKSCVVERWNRTMIDKMFKYFSANSNRKYIGVSEEMVNKYNNTKHSFIKMTPVEASDKKNENIVWFNLNRNVQSESVISYGSERPRSKFSIGDRVRITKKKATFEKGYTPRWTEKVFTVSQVQFTDPPTYKLTDDNNEEIQGTFYEQEMQKTYQNIFRIEKVVRKLKNKSLVKWYGYHNSFNLWVDNKSDLIGVIYDYALDLNEISVMKL; encoded by the exons ATGCATTTACCTGGAATGAACTTTGCTGGTCCAGGCACTAATTTAGATAAACGATTTACTTCTACTGACTCATATAAAGAATGGAATAAACCTATAGATAGAGTTGATAATGCATCTTACCATCACGATCTTACTTATAAATACTTCGATGATACTGCAAATAGAAATAAAGCCGATAAAATTATGATCAAAGAAATGGATTCTATAAAAAATCCAACAATAc GTCTTTCAGACCCATATGATTTAGGTCTTTCACACCCATATGAATTAGGTCTTTCAGACCCATATGACTTAGGTATTAAAACtactcaaaaaaaatacaaacgatcaaagaaaaagaaaagg AAAAAGAAAGTGATTGTAAATGGAATCgatgaaatatgggctgctgatttagttgacatgcaatCTTTCTCAAAATTCGATGacggtataaaatacttattaatggtgATTGATGTTTTTTCGAAGTATGGATGGATTGTTCCACTGAAGAGTAAAACTGGAGTTGATGTTGctaatgctttaaataaaatcttccacGAAAGAAAGTGTCAACAAATATGGGTAGAGAAAGGcttagaattttataataagcaTGTTAAAGCGCTAGGTGTTGAGTTATACTcaactgaaaataaagaaaaaagttgtgtagttgaacgatggaatagaacaatgatagataaaatgtttaagtacttttctgctaattctaatagaaaatatattgGCGTCTCAGAGGAAATGGTAAAtaaatacaacaacacaaagcattcttTCATTAAAATGACACCAGTTGAAGCTAgcgataaaaagaatgaaaatattgtttGGTTCAACCTAAATAGAAATGTACAATCAGAGTCTGTAATTTCATATGGGTCTGAAAGACCTAGATCAAAGTTTTCAATTGGTGATAGAGTTAGGATAACTAAAAAGAAAGCAACGTTTGAGAAAGGATACACACCGAGATGGactgaaaaagtttttacagtGTCACAAGTTCAGTTCACAGATCCACCAACGTATAAATTAACTGACgataataatgaagaaatacaaggtactttttatgaacaagaaatgcaaaaaacgtatcaaaatatatttaggattgaaaaagttgttcgcaaacttaaaaacaaatcattagTTAAGTGGTATGGGTATCATAATTCGTTCAACTTATGGGTTGATAATAAGTCTGATTTAATAGGAGTAATTTATGATTATGCGTTGGACCTCAATGAGATTTCAGTTATGAAATTATAG